The Canis lupus dingo isolate Sandy chromosome 11, ASM325472v2, whole genome shotgun sequence genome includes a region encoding these proteins:
- the LOC112659729 gene encoding cytochrome c oxidase subunit NDUFA4-like — protein sequence MLSQIIGQTKEHPALIPFFLFIGAGGTGAAMYVLHLALFNPDISWDRKNNPEFWNKLGPNDQYKFYLVNVDYSKLKKGGPDF from the coding sequence ATGTTAAGCCAGATCATTGGTCAGACCAAGGAGCATCCAGCCTTGATCCCCTTCTTCTTATTTATTGGGGCAGGAGGTACTGGAGCAGCAATGTATGTCTTGCACTTGGCATTGTTCAATCCAGATATCAGTTGGGATAGGAAGAATAACCCAGAATTCTGGAACAAACTGGGTCCTAATGATCAATACAAATTCTATTTGGTGAATGTAGATTACAGCAAACTTAAGAAAGGAGGCCCAGACTTCTAA